The sequence GATGGGGATGTCGGGACAGAAGAGCATCTCAAAGAGGGAGAGCCGCAGGATGGTCAGTTCGACCTTGGCGATGCGATTGAGTTTCCAGTGCTGCGAGTGCTGGGTGATGATCTCGTCGATGCTGTCGTAATTGTCGAACACTCCTTCGACCAGGGTCCAGGCGTAGGAATCCTGGCGCTCCATGTCGAATTCCTCTTCGGTCCAGAAATTGTCAAAGGACTTTATGAGTGAATCCTTGGACATTTTCTGGCCGAAAACCAGCGAATAGATGACCTGAAAGGCGAAGCGGCGTTGATGCCGACGGTTGTGCGTCACGAAAGCTCCCCTAGATCTGCTGCAGTACGCGCAGGGTTTCCAGGGCCGCGGCCGCGGCTTCCACACCCTTGTTCCCGCCCTTGCTGCCGGCGCGTTCGATGGACTGCTCCAGCGTGTCCGTGGTCAGGAGGCCAAAGCCGATGGGTACGCCGGTGTCCATGGACACATGGGCGATGCCCTTGGTCGCCTCGCTGCAGACATAGTCGAAATGGGGGGTGGCGCCACGGATGACCGCGCCTACGCAGATGATGGCGTCGGCCTTGCCGCTTCTGGCGACTTTCTGGGCCACCAGCGGCATTTCGAATGCGCCGGGGACGCGGATGAGGGTGATGTTCTCGCGGACGGCGCCGTGACGAAGCAGATAATCCACGGCCCCGCCGATGAGGCGGTCGACGATGAAGTCGTTGAAGCGGCTGGCGATGATCGTGAACTTCTGGTCCTGGGCCTGCATCTGCCCTTCGATGGTTTTGACGTGCAGCATGTCTCTACTCCCTTAAAAATTATTTGTTTTCGGCTTCGAATTGCAACAGATGGCCGAGTTTTGAATGCTTGGTGTGCAGATAGCACTTGTTGTCGTCACAGGCCGGGATTTCGATGGATATCCGCTCCTCGACTTTGAGGCCGTAGCCTTCGAGGCCAATGATCTTCTTGGGGTTGTTGGTCAAAAGGCGCATGCGCTTCACGCCCAGGTCGACCAGGATCTGCGCCCCGAGGCCGTAATCGCGCAGGTCGGGGGCGAAGCCCAGTTCCAGATTGGCTTCCACGGTGTCGCGGCCTTCGTCCTGCAGGTGGTAGGCCTTGATCTTGTTGCCAAGGCCAATGCCGCGGCCTTCCTGGCGCATGTAGAGGATGACGCCCGCGCCCTCGTCGTTGACCATCTGCATGGCCCGCTGCAACTGGCTGCCGCAGTCGCAGCGCATGGAGCCGAATACGTCTCCGGTCAGGCATTCGCTGTGCACGCGCACCAGCACGGGGGTCTCTTCGTTGATCTCGCCTTTGACCAGGGCGATGTGGGTGTGGCTGTCGATGTCGTTCTCGTAGGCCACGATGGTGAACTCGCCGTAGCAGGTGGGCATGCGCGCCTCGGCCACGCGGCGGACCAGGGAGTCCTTGCGGGAGCGGTAGGCGATGAGATCGGCGATGGTGGCGATCTTCATGTCGTGCTCTTCGGCGAACTTTCGAAGGTCGGGCATGCGCGACATGCTGCCGTCATCGTTCATGATCTCGCAGATGACGGCTGCGCCCTTGAGCCCGGCCAGGCGGGCCAGGTCCACGGAGCCCTCGGTCTGTCCGGCGCGGACCAGGACCCCGCCGGGCTTGGCGCGCAGGGGAAAGATATGCCCGGGGGTGGCCAGGTCTTCGGGGGTGGTCTGGTCGGCCACGGCGGTCTGGATGGTCAGGGCGCGGTCGTGGGCGGAGATGCCTGTGGTCACGCCCTGCTTGGCTTCGATGGACACGGTGAAGTTGGTTCCGAACTTGGAGGTGTTGCGCCGGGCCATGAGCGGCAGTTCCAGCTTGTCGACCAGGGCCGGTTCCAATGCGAGGCAAATGAGGCCGCGGCCGTATTTGGCCATGAAATTGATGGCCTCGGGAGTGACCATTTCGGCGGCGATGGTCAGATCGCCTTCATTTTCCCGGTCCTCGTCATCGACCAGGATGATCATCTTCCCGGCCTTTATTTCCTTGATGGCCTCTTCGGCCGAACATTTGTGCATGCTTATCCTCTTTTATGGGCTTTTCCGACTTGGGGGGTCTTAAAATCCGTGTTCTTTAAGAAAATCAGGGGTGATGGCCGATGATGCGCCCGTGGAGCGACCCTCGCGCCACGGTTCGAGCATGCGCTGCACATACTTGCCGATGACATCGGTCTCCATGTTGATCCGCCGTCCCTGCGCCCAGTCCGAAATGGTTGTTTCCCGTTGCGTAGCCGGGATGATGTTTACTTCCAAATATCCCTGACCGCAATCGTTGACTGTCAGGCTTATCCCGTCCAGGGCCACGGAGCCCTTGGGGATGACCTGGCTCGAATAGGAGGCCGGGAAGCCCAGACGGTAGATCCGGGACTGACCGGCCTGACGGATGGACAGGACCTCTGCCAGACAATCGACATGCCCGGAGACGATGTGGCCGCCAAGACGGTCTCCCATGGCCAGGGCGCGTTCGAGATTGACCGACGAGGATACGCCCAGCGCGCCGAGGTTGGTTACGGACATGGTCTCGCCCGAAGCATAGGCGGTGAACCAGCCGGCACCGAACGTTTCCACGGTCAGGCAGACCCCGTTCACGGCGATGGATTCGCCAAGGGCGTAGTCGGTCAGGGCAAAGTCCGGTCGCACGGTGAAGCGGGTCTCGCTGCCGCGCCGGTCCATGGCCGCCACCCGGCCCAAACCCTGGATGATACCTGTGAACATTCCTACTCCTTTGCTCGTAGCCGCAGATAGAGATCGGTTTCGAAAAATCCCTGCTCGACGAGCCGAAATTCCCAGCAGTCCTGCATGGACAGGGCCTTGCGGCCGGCAAAGGCCGACCTGGCCTCTTCATCGCCCAGGACCTTCATGGCCTGGAATATGCGCAGTTCGTCGACCAGTCCCTGCCTCTGCATGGATCCGGCCAGATGCCCGCCGCCCTCGGTCAGGGTGTAGTGGCATCCGCGGTCCTTGCGCAGCAGCTGCAGCCCCGCGTTCAGGTCAAGGGTTTCGGCAGGCGTCTTCAAGCAAGGCAGGCCCCAGACCGTCACGCCCAGTTCCGTCAGGCGCGTGGCGCGAATGGAACGGCTTTGCGCCTCGGTTGTCCAGAAAATGATCTGGTCCGGCCGGGTGGACAGAAGATTCGAGTCCTGGGCCGGATCCGGAAGAGAACGGGACACGATCACGGCCAGCGGCTGCGGGCCGTCGTATCCGGGCAGCCGGCAGGTCAGGCTCGGGTTGTCGGCGCGGAAAGTGCCCCCGCCGACAATGACCGCCTGGCACCAGGTTCGCAGCCTGTGCACTTCGCGGCGCGAAGCTTCGCCCGAGATCCAGGCCGCCTGGCCGTCGCGGGTGGCGATCTTGCCGTCCAGGGTGGTGGCCAGCTTGAGGATGGAATACGGGCGGGCCGTGGTCTGCCAGACCAGAAAATCGGCGATCAGGTCGCGGCATTCCTGTTCGCGCACGCCCATGCGCACCGTAACGCCCCGGCCGCGCAGAAAGTCGGCGCCGCCTCCGGCGACCGTGGGGTTGGGATCGGCACAGCCCACGACCACCTCCGGTACCCCCGCCTCCAGGATGGCCCTGGTGCAGGGCGGCGTCTTGCCCTGGTGGTTGCAGGGCTCAAGGGTGACGTAGAGAGTGCACCCGCGAGGATCGACACCCTTGGCCTGCGCATCGCGCAGGGCTTCGACTTCGGCGTGAGGCTGTCCGCAGGCCGTATGCCAGCCCTCGGCCACGACCTCGCCGCCGCGCGTCAGAACCGCGCCGACGCAAGGGTTGGGCGCGGTGCGCCCCCGGCCTTGCTCGGCCAGGCGGATGGCCTGATCCATGAACGCGCAGTCCTCATGCATCGGCTGGCTTCTCCAGTCGCGTATAGGGGATTTTTGCTTCGTCGAGCATTTCCCGGGACATTTCGTCGGGGTAGCCCTCGGCGAAGAAAATGGCCCGCACCCGGCAGTTGATGAGCATTTTTGCGCAGAGGATGCACGGTTGGGTCGTGCAGAAGATATCCGCGCCCTCGATGCCCACCCCGTGGATGGCGGCCTGGATGATGACGTTCTGCTCGGCATGCAGGGCGCGGCAGAGTTCATGGCGCTGGCCCGAGGGGATGCCGAGCTTTTCGCGCATGCAGCCCAGGTCAAGGCAATGCGTCAGCCCCGCCGGCGCGCCGTTGTATCCTGTGGCCAGAATGCGTTTGTCCTTGACGGCCAGGGCTCCGACCTTTCGCCGCAGACAGGTGGAGCGCTCGGCCACCAGGTAGGCGATGCTCATGAAATACTGCGGCCAGGGGATGCGGTTGTCCATGGTCACCTCTTTGGAAACGAATCAACCACAGGGCCTGCAGATTGGCCCTGTGGTTGGAGAAAGGTGGTAGAAAAAAGCGTGGTCTACCAGGCGAAAAGCGGGAACTGGCCCGCGAATTTCTCCACTTCCAGCCGAATCTCGGTCAGTCTGGACTCATTGTCCAGGTTTTCCAGGATGGCGACAATCCATTTGGCAACCTTGCGCATGTCGTCGCTCTTCATGCCGCGCGTGGTCAAGGCCGGCGTGCCCAGGCGCACCCCGGAGGTGACGAAGGGGGAGCGGGTCTCGAAGGGCACGGTGTTCTTGTTGACGGTGATGCCGCCCTTGTCGAGGCCGATCTCGGCGTCCTTGCCGGTGATGTCCTGGGCAGTCAGGTCCACCAGCATGAGATGGTTGTCCGTGCCGCCGGAGACCAGATGGTACCCGGCTGCCGTCAGTTCGGCCGCCAGAGTCTGGGCGTTGGCGACGACCTGCTGCTGATAATCCTTGAATTCCGGGCGCAGCGCCTCGGCAAAGGCCACGGCTTTGGCCGCGATGACGTGCATGAGCGGTCCGCCCTGGATGCCGGGGAAGATCTGGGAGTTGAGGGTCTTGCCGAATTCCTCGGTGCTCAGGATCATGCCGCCGCGAGGACCGCGCAGGGTCTTGTGCGTGGTCGTGGTGGTGAAGTGGGCGTGCTCGATGGGCGAGGGGTGCAGGCCCGTGGCCACCAGGCCCGCGATGTGCGCCATGTCCACCAGCAGTTTGGCCCCCACCTTGTCGGCGATGGCCCGGAAACGGGCGAAATCGAGGGTGCGCGGGTAGGCGCTGGCCCCGGCGATGATCATCTGGGGCTTGTGTTCCAGGGCCAGGGCTTCGACTTCGTCATAGTTGATCTGGCCGGTTTCCTTCTCGACCCCGTAAAAGGCGGTCTTGAACAGGCGTCCTGAAAAATTGACCGGGCTGCCATGGGTCAGGTGACCGCCATGGGACAGATTCATGCCGAGGATGGTGTCGCCGGGCTGGATGGCCGCGAAATACGCGCCCATGTTGGCCTGGGAACCGGAGTGGGGCTGAACGTTGGCGTATTCGGCGTTAAAGAGCTGGCGGGCCCGCTCCATGGCCAGGTTTTCGGCCATGTCCACGAACTCGCAGCCGCCGTAATAGCGTTTGCCCGGATAGCCTTCGGCGTATTTGTGGGTCATGACGCTGCCCATGGCGGCGCGGACCGCAAGGGAGGTGAAGTTCTCCGAGGCGATGAGTTCGAGTTTGGTGATCTGGCGGTTGGTCTCCAGCTGGATCGCTTTGGCGATCTGCGGATCCTGGCGGGTGAGTTCGTCCATGGTGCCTCCACTCTGTTGAGCCGCGCGCTGGCGGCGGATCGTTATTTGAAACTGCGCAGGATGATGGAGGCGTTGGTGCCGCCGAATCCGAACGAGTTGCTGATGCCGTATTCCAGTTCCATTTTCCTGCTGGCGCCCGGCGTGTAGTCAAGGTCGCAGTCCGGGTCCGGGGTGTCCTGGTTGATGGTGCCCGGAACGATGCCGTTCTGCAGACTCAAGGCTGTGAAGACCGCCTCGGCGCCGCCGGCGGCGCCGAGCAGGTGCCCGATCATGCTCTTGTTGGCGGTGATGGGCATCTTATATGCGTGATCTCCGAAAACGGCCTTGATGGCTTTGGTTTCGGTCTTGTCGTTGAGCTTGGTCGATGTGCCGTGCGCGTTGACGAAGGTGACCTGTTCGGGAGCCAGTTCGGCGTCGCGCAGGGCGCACGTCATGGCCTGGGCCATGCCCGTGCCCGACTCTTCGGGGGCGGCGATGTGATATGCGTCCCCGGAAGCGCCGTAGCCGACGACCTCGGCGTAGATTTTGGCTCCACGCGCCAGCGCGTGTTCAAGCTCTTCGAGCATGAGCAGGCCCGCGCCCTCGCCGATGACGAAGCCGGTGCGGTCGGCGTCGAAGGGGCGACTGGCCTTGAGCGGTTCGTCATTGCGGGTGGACAGGGCCTTCATGGCCGTGAAACCGGACACGCCCATGGGCGTGATGGTCGACTCCACGCCGCCGGTGATGCAGGCCTTGACCCGGCCGAGCTTGATGTCGGAATACGCGTAGCCGATGGCGTGGGTGGCCGAGGCGCAGGCCGAGGTGGTGACCAGGTTCGGGCCCTTGGCGCCGGTGTGGATCGAAATCTGCCCCGAAGCCATGTTGGCGATGAGCATGGGGATGTAGAAGGGTGAAACCCGTCCCGGCCCGGATTTGAGCAGCTTGCTGTGAAAATCCTCGATGGTGGACAATCCGCCCAGGCCGCAGCCCAGGAGCACGCCGACTTCGGGGGCGGTGGCCTCGTCCATGACCAGGCCGCAGTCTTCCATGAGCTGCTTGCCGGTGGCCACGGCGATCTGGACAAAGCGGTCCATGCGCTTGGCGTCCTTGACCCCGACATAATCCGTCGGATCGAAATTTTTCAGTTCCCCTGCGATCTTCGCATCGAATTCGCAGCAGTCGAAAAGAGTGATGGGGCCAATGCCGCAAACTCCTCCGACAAGGTTGGTCCAGCTTTCCTGCAGGGAATTGCCAATGGGGGTCATGGCCGCAAGGCCTGTAATGACAACGCGTTTTCCAATCATGATCTTCTCGAAAATTTAGGACGTGCCTGACGGAACATTCCATCCGGCTGTGCATGAAAAAAAAGGTACCCCAGACGGACCGGGGTACCGTGTCATGGCGACGATACGGGTCCTAGGACTTGGACTTGATATAATTGATGGCGTCCTGGACTGTGGCGATCTTCTGTGCGTCTTCGTCATCGATCTCGATGTCGAATTCTTCTTCCATGGCCATGATCAGTTCGGTCAGATCCAGGGAATCGGCGCCCAAGGACTCCACAAAGGAGGACTCAAGCTTTACTTCTTCCGCGGATACGCCCAGCTGCTCGACAACCAGTTCTTTGACTTTTTCTTCAATAGACATTTTCATCCTCCAAAGTGTGTATTCGTACGTAATGTGGAATCAGGCTACAGATACATGCCGCCGTTGATTCCGAGCACCTGACCGGTGATGTATTCAGCCTGGTCGGATGCAAGATAGGCCACGGCATCGGCGATTGCCTGCGCCGAACCGAGGCGTCCCAGAGGAATGCGTTCAAGATATTTGTCCCGCACGTCCTGGGGGAGAGTTTCAGTCATGTCGGTCTCGATGAACCCCGGCGCGATGGCGTTGACGGTGATGCCGCGTGATCCGAGCTCAAGAGCCGCGGCCTTGGTCAGCCCGATGAGGCCGGCCTTGGATGCGCAGTAATTGGCTTGCCCTGCATTGCCCATCTGCCCCACGACGGAGGAAATATTGACGATACGCCCTTTTCGCTGCTTGAGCATGATCTTGGCGGCCTGCTGCAGACAGACGAAGGCCCCGGTCAGATTGATCTGGATCACCTGCTCCCACTGCTCGCGCTTCATGCGCATGATCAATCCGTCCTTGGTGATGCCGGCATTGTTGACCAGGAGTTCAAGGCTGACCTTGTCCTTGATCTCGGTGGCAAAAAAATCGGCGACGGCGTCCCAGTCGCTGGCGTCAAGCAAAAAACCCCGGGCTGCGCCACCATCGGCCATAACTTCAGCGCATACGGCTTCAGCCAGTTCCGGCCTGCTGACGTAGGTGAAATAAACCTGGTACCCCAAGCCTGCAAGTTTTTTTACGATCGCCTTGCCGATCCCTCGTGTGCCGCCTGTGACCAGGGCGGTCCTGACCAGTTCGCTCATGATTGACCTCGTGGTTTGCTTGAAAAGTGCGAATTGAGTGGTTACTCAATGACCACTAAAATTGCAACAAGGCCGATGCCCAGGTAAATCCGCCGCCAAAGGCCGTGAGCAGAACTTTCATTCCGGGCTGGATACGGCCGCTGGCCTCGGCTTCGGTCAGGGCGATGGGTATGGAGGCTGCCGAAGTGTTGCCGATCCGGTCCACATTGACGTAAATTTTATCCGAGTCCACATTCAATTTTTTGCCTATGGCTTCGATGATGCGGATATTGGCCTGATGAGGAATGATGAGGTCGATGTCGTCGGTGGTCAGTCCGTTCCGTTCCAGCAGAGTTCCGGAAATTTCGACCATGCAGCGCACGGCGTGTTTGAAGACGTCGCGCCCGTTCATCTCGACAAAATATTCCGGTCCGATGGACTGCCCAAGCACCGGCTTGCAGGCCGAACCGCCGCCATGGATGGTCAAAAGACCGCCCACGGAGCCGTCGGCCTTGAGCATGGCGTCAACGACCTTGATCCGGCCCGGATTCCCCTGCCCGGTGACGATGGCCGCGCCCGCCCCGTCTCCGAAGAGCACGCAGGTCGTGCGGTCCTCGAAGTTGAGGCGGGAGGTGGTCACTTCGCTGCCGACGATCAGGATCCTGGCGTCCGGGTACATGCAGGCGTAGGCCCTGGCCGTCTCCAGGCAATACAGAAAGCCGGAACAGGCCGCGGCCAGATCAAAGGCCGGCAGGCCTTTGAGACCCAGCATGTCCTGCAGCAGGCAGGACGTGGTCGGGAGGTTGTAGTCTCCGGAAAAAGTGCCGACAAAAATATGTGTGAGGTCCTGGGCGGTCATTCCCGCATTCTCCAGGGCCTTGCACGCGGCATGGTAGGCCAGCACGGAGCAGGGTTCGTCTGCCTTGGCGAAATGTCTGGTTGCGATGCCGGTCCGCGTGCGGATCCATTCGTCGGACGTGTCGACGATATGTTCGAGGTCCGAATTCGTTACAAGTGTCCGGGGCAGGTGCATACCCAGTCCCGAAATGAAGCACGGTGAAGACATGAGAGGATTCCTACATTCCCTTGAGGGGCGATGCGTCACGTTGCAAGCTAAAGGCCCGCGGCTTCCTGCCTGAGGGCGGAGGCCTTGCCGGTGCGGGAGAAGAGGCTCAGTTCCGTGTTGGCGTGCAAGCCTTCCACGAGGTAGTCGTTGGCCTTCTTTTCGACGAAAATAGCGGCTTGCTGCAGTGCGGTGGTGATGGCCCGCGCATTGGATTTGCCATGGCAGACAATGGCGATGCCGTTCAAGCCAAGAATGGGGGCGCCGCCGTATTCGGCGTAGTCGATTTTCTTGGCGAAACGCTTGAAGGCGGGCAGGGCGATGAGCGTGCCCAGGCGTGACCAGATGGACTTCTTGAGCTCCGTCTTGAGCATGGACGCCAGGGCCGAACCCAGCCCTTCGCTCAGCTTGAGGGCCACGTTGCCCACGAAACCGTCGCAGACGATGACGTCGGTTTCGCCGGTGAAGACGTCCCGACCTTCGACGTTACCGATAAAATTGAGAGAGGAGCCTTTGAGCAGGGTAAAGGCATCCTTGGTCAGGCTGTTGCCCTTGCCTTCTTCTTCTCCAATGCTCAAAATGCCGACTTTCGGGTTGGCGATGCCCAGCACGCAACGGGCCAGCACTTCGGCCATGAGGCCGAACTGGACCAGATTGTACGGCTTGCAGTCCGCGTTGGCGCCAACGTCGATGAGCACGATGGGCTTTTTGAGCGTCGGCATGATGGAGGCCAGCGCCGGTCTGTCCACCCCGCCGATGCGGCCGAGGATGAACATACCGCAGGCCAGGGCCGCTCCGGAGTTGCCGGCCGTGACCACGCCGTGCGCCCGGCCTTCGCGCACAAGACGAAAGGCCACCTGCATGGAGCTGTCCTTCTTGCGCCGAAGCACGTCCGAAGGCTTTTCCGCCATGCCGGCCACCTGGGTGGTGTGAACGATTTCAAAGCGCACGTCCGCGTGGGCGTGCCGCTCCAGCTCCTTGCGGATGGACGGTTCGTCGCCCACAAGGATGAGCCGGACTCCTGTCTCACGGGCAGCCGCGAGGGAGCCCGGAATATTAATTTCCGGGCCGAAGTCTCCCCCCATGGCGTCCACGGCGAGACAGATGTCTTTAGGCATCTGCAGCCTTGGTGTACTGGCGTCCCTTGTATTTGCCGCAACCGGGGCAGATGCAATGGGACAGG is a genomic window of Desulfomicrobium baculatum DSM 4028 containing:
- a CDS encoding deoxycytidylate deaminase, producing the protein MDNRIPWPQYFMSIAYLVAERSTCLRRKVGALAVKDKRILATGYNGAPAGLTHCLDLGCMREKLGIPSGQRHELCRALHAEQNVIIQAAIHGVGIEGADIFCTTQPCILCAKMLINCRVRAIFFAEGYPDEMSREMLDEAKIPYTRLEKPADA
- the ribH gene encoding 6,7-dimethyl-8-ribityllumazine synthase, with the protein product MLHVKTIEGQMQAQDQKFTIIASRFNDFIVDRLIGGAVDYLLRHGAVRENITLIRVPGAFEMPLVAQKVARSGKADAIICVGAVIRGATPHFDYVCSEATKGIAHVSMDTGVPIGFGLLTTDTLEQSIERAGSKGGNKGVEAAAAALETLRVLQQI
- the plsX gene encoding phosphate acyltransferase PlsX, with the translated sequence MPKDICLAVDAMGGDFGPEINIPGSLAAARETGVRLILVGDEPSIRKELERHAHADVRFEIVHTTQVAGMAEKPSDVLRRKKDSSMQVAFRLVREGRAHGVVTAGNSGAALACGMFILGRIGGVDRPALASIMPTLKKPIVLIDVGANADCKPYNLVQFGLMAEVLARCVLGIANPKVGILSIGEEEGKGNSLTKDAFTLLKGSSLNFIGNVEGRDVFTGETDVIVCDGFVGNVALKLSEGLGSALASMLKTELKKSIWSRLGTLIALPAFKRFAKKIDYAEYGGAPILGLNGIAIVCHGKSNARAITTALQQAAIFVEKKANDYLVEGLHANTELSLFSRTGKASALRQEAAGL
- the ribD gene encoding bifunctional diaminohydroxyphosphoribosylaminopyrimidine deaminase/5-amino-6-(5-phosphoribosylamino)uracil reductase RibD, which encodes MHEDCAFMDQAIRLAEQGRGRTAPNPCVGAVLTRGGEVVAEGWHTACGQPHAEVEALRDAQAKGVDPRGCTLYVTLEPCNHQGKTPPCTRAILEAGVPEVVVGCADPNPTVAGGGADFLRGRGVTVRMGVREQECRDLIADFLVWQTTARPYSILKLATTLDGKIATRDGQAAWISGEASRREVHRLRTWCQAVIVGGGTFRADNPSLTCRLPGYDGPQPLAVIVSRSLPDPAQDSNLLSTRPDQIIFWTTEAQSRSIRATRLTELGVTVWGLPCLKTPAETLDLNAGLQLLRKDRGCHYTLTEGGGHLAGSMQRQGLVDELRIFQAMKVLGDEEARSAFAGRKALSMQDCWEFRLVEQGFFETDLYLRLRAKE
- the fabF gene encoding beta-ketoacyl-ACP synthase II; its protein translation is MIGKRVVITGLAAMTPIGNSLQESWTNLVGGVCGIGPITLFDCCEFDAKIAGELKNFDPTDYVGVKDAKRMDRFVQIAVATGKQLMEDCGLVMDEATAPEVGVLLGCGLGGLSTIEDFHSKLLKSGPGRVSPFYIPMLIANMASGQISIHTGAKGPNLVTTSACASATHAIGYAYSDIKLGRVKACITGGVESTITPMGVSGFTAMKALSTRNDEPLKASRPFDADRTGFVIGEGAGLLMLEELEHALARGAKIYAEVVGYGASGDAYHIAAPEESGTGMAQAMTCALRDAELAPEQVTFVNAHGTSTKLNDKTETKAIKAVFGDHAYKMPITANKSMIGHLLGAAGGAEAVFTALSLQNGIVPGTINQDTPDPDCDLDYTPGASRKMELEYGISNSFGFGGTNASIILRSFK
- the glyA gene encoding serine hydroxymethyltransferase — its product is MDELTRQDPQIAKAIQLETNRQITKLELIASENFTSLAVRAAMGSVMTHKYAEGYPGKRYYGGCEFVDMAENLAMERARQLFNAEYANVQPHSGSQANMGAYFAAIQPGDTILGMNLSHGGHLTHGSPVNFSGRLFKTAFYGVEKETGQINYDEVEALALEHKPQMIIAGASAYPRTLDFARFRAIADKVGAKLLVDMAHIAGLVATGLHPSPIEHAHFTTTTTHKTLRGPRGGMILSTEEFGKTLNSQIFPGIQGGPLMHVIAAKAVAFAEALRPEFKDYQQQVVANAQTLAAELTAAGYHLVSGGTDNHLMLVDLTAQDITGKDAEIGLDKGGITVNKNTVPFETRSPFVTSGVRLGTPALTTRGMKSDDMRKVAKWIVAILENLDNESRLTEIRLEVEKFAGQFPLFAW
- the nusB gene encoding transcription antitermination factor NusB, whose translation is MTHNRRHQRRFAFQVIYSLVFGQKMSKDSLIKSFDNFWTEEEFDMERQDSYAWTLVEGVFDNYDSIDEIITQHSQHWKLNRIAKVELTILRLSLFEMLFCPDIPIKVAMNEAIELAKDFGDDNSKTFVNGVLDAAAKGAQRNEHKTIQSGNTES
- the fabG gene encoding 3-oxoacyl-[acyl-carrier-protein] reductase, with product MSELVRTALVTGGTRGIGKAIVKKLAGLGYQVYFTYVSRPELAEAVCAEVMADGGAARGFLLDASDWDAVADFFATEIKDKVSLELLVNNAGITKDGLIMRMKREQWEQVIQINLTGAFVCLQQAAKIMLKQRKGRIVNISSVVGQMGNAGQANYCASKAGLIGLTKAAALELGSRGITVNAIAPGFIETDMTETLPQDVRDKYLERIPLGRLGSAQAIADAVAYLASDQAEYITGQVLGINGGMYL
- a CDS encoding bifunctional 3,4-dihydroxy-2-butanone-4-phosphate synthase/GTP cyclohydrolase II; protein product: MHKCSAEEAIKEIKAGKMIILVDDEDRENEGDLTIAAEMVTPEAINFMAKYGRGLICLALEPALVDKLELPLMARRNTSKFGTNFTVSIEAKQGVTTGISAHDRALTIQTAVADQTTPEDLATPGHIFPLRAKPGGVLVRAGQTEGSVDLARLAGLKGAAVICEIMNDDGSMSRMPDLRKFAEEHDMKIATIADLIAYRSRKDSLVRRVAEARMPTCYGEFTIVAYENDIDSHTHIALVKGEINEETPVLVRVHSECLTGDVFGSMRCDCGSQLQRAMQMVNDEGAGVILYMRQEGRGIGLGNKIKAYHLQDEGRDTVEANLELGFAPDLRDYGLGAQILVDLGVKRMRLLTNNPKKIIGLEGYGLKVEERISIEIPACDDNKCYLHTKHSKLGHLLQFEAENK
- a CDS encoding riboflavin synthase gives rise to the protein MFTGIIQGLGRVAAMDRRGSETRFTVRPDFALTDYALGESIAVNGVCLTVETFGAGWFTAYASGETMSVTNLGALGVSSSVNLERALAMGDRLGGHIVSGHVDCLAEVLSIRQAGQSRIYRLGFPASYSSQVIPKGSVALDGISLTVNDCGQGYLEVNIIPATQRETTISDWAQGRRINMETDVIGKYVQRMLEPWREGRSTGASSAITPDFLKEHGF
- the acpP gene encoding acyl carrier protein, yielding MSIEEKVKELVVEQLGVSAEEVKLESSFVESLGADSLDLTELIMAMEEEFDIEIDDEDAQKIATVQDAINYIKSKS
- a CDS encoding beta-ketoacyl-ACP synthase III encodes the protein MSSPCFISGLGMHLPRTLVTNSDLEHIVDTSDEWIRTRTGIATRHFAKADEPCSVLAYHAACKALENAGMTAQDLTHIFVGTFSGDYNLPTTSCLLQDMLGLKGLPAFDLAAACSGFLYCLETARAYACMYPDARILIVGSEVTTSRLNFEDRTTCVLFGDGAGAAIVTGQGNPGRIKVVDAMLKADGSVGGLLTIHGGGSACKPVLGQSIGPEYFVEMNGRDVFKHAVRCMVEISGTLLERNGLTTDDIDLIIPHQANIRIIEAIGKKLNVDSDKIYVNVDRIGNTSAASIPIALTEAEASGRIQPGMKVLLTAFGGGFTWASALLQF